The following coding sequences are from one Pseudonocardia sp. HH130630-07 window:
- a CDS encoding ABC transporter permease — translation MFVLVRLAPGDPAAAYAGPTASPEDLDRIRAQLGLDEPLLTQYLTFLGNLLRGDLGTSYSFAAPALDVVLGRVPYTITLAVSAVVVTTLVAVPLGIWMARRADTGRELGATCSPSPGSRCPTSGAASCCSPCSRCWSRCCPPRASRRGPGWCCRR, via the coding sequence GTGTTCGTGCTGGTCCGGCTGGCCCCCGGGGACCCGGCTGCGGCCTACGCCGGGCCGACCGCGTCGCCGGAGGACCTGGACCGGATCCGGGCCCAGCTCGGGCTGGACGAGCCGCTGCTCACCCAGTACCTGACGTTCCTGGGCAACCTGCTGCGCGGGGACCTGGGGACCAGCTACTCCTTCGCCGCACCGGCACTCGACGTGGTGCTCGGCCGGGTGCCGTACACGATCACCCTCGCCGTGTCGGCGGTCGTGGTGACCACGCTGGTCGCGGTGCCGCTGGGCATCTGGATGGCCCGGCGCGCCGACACCGGCCGCGAGCTGGGCGCGACGTGCTCACCGTCGCCGGGCAGTCGATGCCCGACTTCTGGAGCGGCGTCATGCTGCTCACCCTGTTCTCGGTGCTGGTCCCGGTGCTGCCCGCCTCGGGCTTCGCGACGTGGTCCGGGCTGGTGCTGCCGACGCTGA
- the pdxA gene encoding 4-hydroxythreonine-4-phosphate dehydrogenase PdxA, protein MTRPPVLVLADDLSGAAETAAVLAVPGEPAAILLHLPTEPTEPTEPADPTGSADPAAPGVRERVRPAGLTVVDLHCRAAPAGVAAERTRRALGTAAPGTHVFLKIDSLLRGAVAAGIGVLAGHEPVVVAAALPAAGRTVRDGVVHLDGVPLHHTDAWRMEPGPAPADLRTATGRPGAAVVGVAELRRDPQLAIVRALYRDAVVLCDAETDADLDRIATAAVAAGAATAGSGGFAAALGRATGRPGLGAGDRPGGTPRPVLAVVGSAEPAAARQVARLLADGATEFRLRPGDPVPTGPVAPGVTVLRPDPELRADPAAVGAALTAAATALAGGPGGPHLLLTGGETARRVLDALDTDRLVPLGQVAHGAVRSAGAGGRQVVTRPGSFGDDGSLTAMAAAVGAHRADRATGSGRAPDHPHRTDRSEGSRMTATVPPQVPAGSGVPLPTIAVTMGDAAGIGPEVIVPALVHPDVLGRCRPVVIGDAGRLRRAAQVLGHPAEIVAVDRVEDAEPGPGRVCVLGVGELPADLPWGEVSAVAGEGAYRYVETAAALAVAGRVQAICTAPLNKEALHAAGHRYPGHTELLAHLTGTEEVSMMLSTPTVKVVHVTTHIGLIDAVARIEPGLVERTVRRGHDALVRAGTPAPRIGVCGINPHAGENGLFGYGEEDEKIVPALEVLRADGIDVRGPLPADTAFFLAGRGDYDLIVAMYHDQGHGPVKVLGIENGVNLTVGLPVIRTSVDHGTAFDIAGTGRADAGSMVEALRQAVELAARPVA, encoded by the coding sequence GTGACCCGTCCGCCCGTCCTCGTGCTGGCCGACGACCTCTCCGGCGCCGCCGAGACCGCGGCCGTGCTGGCCGTACCCGGCGAGCCCGCAGCGATCCTGCTGCACCTCCCCACCGAACCCACCGAACCCACCGAACCCGCCGACCCCACCGGCTCCGCCGACCCGGCTGCTCCGGGTGTCCGCGAGCGGGTCCGGCCGGCCGGTCTGACGGTCGTCGACCTGCACTGCCGGGCCGCACCCGCCGGCGTCGCCGCGGAGCGGACCCGGCGCGCGCTCGGCACCGCGGCGCCCGGCACCCACGTCTTCCTCAAGATCGACTCGCTGCTGCGGGGTGCGGTCGCCGCCGGGATCGGGGTGCTCGCCGGGCACGAGCCGGTCGTCGTCGCGGCGGCGCTCCCGGCGGCCGGGCGCACCGTGCGCGACGGCGTCGTGCACCTGGACGGCGTCCCGCTGCACCACACCGACGCGTGGCGGATGGAGCCCGGCCCGGCCCCGGCCGACCTGCGAACCGCCACCGGGCGACCGGGGGCCGCCGTGGTCGGGGTGGCGGAGCTGCGCCGCGACCCGCAGCTCGCGATCGTGCGGGCGCTGTACCGCGACGCCGTCGTGCTGTGCGACGCCGAGACCGACGCCGACCTGGACCGGATCGCCACCGCCGCGGTGGCGGCCGGTGCCGCCACCGCGGGCTCCGGCGGGTTCGCCGCGGCACTCGGCCGGGCCACCGGCCGGCCCGGCCTCGGCGCCGGGGACCGGCCCGGCGGAACGCCGCGGCCGGTGCTCGCCGTGGTCGGCTCGGCCGAGCCGGCGGCCGCCCGCCAGGTCGCCCGGCTGCTCGCCGACGGCGCGACCGAGTTCCGGCTGCGCCCCGGTGACCCGGTGCCGACCGGCCCGGTCGCACCGGGCGTGACCGTGCTGCGACCGGACCCGGAGCTGCGGGCCGACCCGGCCGCGGTCGGCGCCGCGCTGACCGCGGCGGCGACCGCGCTCGCCGGCGGCCCCGGCGGCCCGCACCTGCTCCTCACCGGCGGCGAGACCGCCCGCCGGGTGCTCGACGCGCTGGACACCGACCGGCTCGTCCCGCTCGGCCAGGTCGCGCACGGCGCGGTCCGCAGCGCCGGCGCGGGCGGGCGGCAGGTCGTCACCCGGCCCGGCAGCTTCGGCGACGACGGCTCGCTGACCGCGATGGCCGCCGCCGTCGGCGCCCACCGGGCCGACCGCGCGACCGGCTCCGGCCGGGCCCCCGACCATCCCCACCGGACAGACCGATCGGAAGGCAGCCGCATGACCGCCACCGTCCCCCCGCAGGTTCCCGCCGGGTCCGGCGTACCCCTCCCGACCATCGCCGTCACCATGGGCGACGCCGCCGGGATCGGACCCGAGGTGATCGTCCCGGCACTGGTGCACCCGGACGTGCTCGGCCGCTGCCGGCCCGTCGTGATCGGGGACGCCGGGCGGCTGCGCCGGGCCGCGCAGGTGCTCGGGCACCCGGCCGAGATCGTCGCCGTCGACCGGGTGGAGGACGCCGAGCCGGGCCCCGGCCGGGTGTGCGTCCTCGGGGTCGGCGAGCTGCCCGCCGACCTGCCGTGGGGCGAGGTCTCCGCGGTGGCCGGCGAGGGCGCGTACCGCTACGTCGAGACCGCGGCCGCGCTCGCCGTCGCCGGGCGGGTGCAGGCCATCTGCACCGCACCGCTGAACAAGGAGGCCCTGCACGCCGCGGGCCACCGCTACCCCGGGCACACCGAGCTGCTCGCCCACCTCACCGGCACCGAGGAGGTGTCGATGATGCTGTCGACGCCGACGGTGAAGGTCGTGCACGTGACCACCCACATCGGCCTGATCGACGCGGTGGCCCGGATCGAGCCCGGCCTGGTCGAGCGGACCGTGCGCCGCGGGCACGACGCGCTGGTGCGCGCCGGGACCCCGGCACCGCGGATCGGCGTCTGCGGGATCAACCCGCACGCCGGGGAGAACGGCCTGTTCGGTTACGGCGAGGAGGACGAGAAGATCGTCCCCGCGCTGGAGGTGCTGCGCGCCGACGGGATCGACGTCCGCGGCCCGCTCCCGGCCGACACCGCGTTCTTCCTGGCCGGGCGGGGCGACTACGACCTGATCGTCGCGATGTACCACGACCAGGGGCACGGGCCGGTCAAGGTGCTCGGCATCGAGAACGGCGTGAACCTCACCGTGGGGCTGCCGGTCATCCGCACCTCGGTGGACCACGGCACCGCGTTCGACATCGCCGGCACCGGCAGGGCCGACGCCGGGTCGATGGTCGAGGCGCTGCGCCAGGCCGTGGAGCTCGCCGCCCGACCGGTAGCGTGA
- a CDS encoding enolase C-terminal domain-like protein, with amino-acid sequence MRIERIRIDRAKFDMVDFAKHPTGFSLVYEPGSRKPTSAYAIRIYTDDGVVGGYVGGNSVAVAQVAMFGDYLIGKDPLQRELIYNDVKRQLRKFDKMGMGFVDIALWDLAGRTHGASIRTLLGGWKTRVPAYASTAAGDRNGGLDSPGAYADFAVQCKELGYRAYKLHVWDVYEVSEVVETIQRVRAAVGPDMDLMLDPGCKLETFAHAVQVGRACDEANFLWLEDPYKDTGISIFGHKRLRELIRTPLLQTEHVRGLEQHVDFVVGGGTDFVRADAEYDGGITGALKIAHATEGLGLDVELHTPGPAQRQLMASLRNTNYYEMSFVHPKSSEIGRSQLVYADDYRDGLAAVDADGCVPVPDGPGLGVEYDWDRIEAHTVETVEYR; translated from the coding sequence GTGAGGATCGAGCGGATCCGCATCGACAGGGCGAAGTTCGACATGGTCGACTTCGCCAAGCACCCGACCGGCTTCTCGCTGGTCTACGAGCCGGGCAGCCGCAAGCCCACCAGCGCCTACGCGATCCGGATCTACACCGACGACGGCGTCGTCGGCGGCTACGTGGGTGGCAACTCGGTCGCCGTCGCCCAGGTCGCGATGTTCGGCGACTACCTGATCGGCAAGGACCCGCTGCAGCGCGAGCTGATCTACAACGACGTGAAGCGCCAGCTCCGCAAGTTCGACAAGATGGGCATGGGCTTCGTCGACATCGCGCTGTGGGACCTCGCCGGCCGCACGCACGGTGCGTCGATCCGCACGCTGCTCGGCGGCTGGAAGACCCGGGTCCCGGCCTACGCCTCGACCGCGGCGGGCGACCGCAACGGCGGCCTGGACTCGCCCGGGGCCTACGCCGACTTCGCCGTGCAGTGCAAGGAGCTGGGCTACAGGGCCTACAAGCTGCACGTCTGGGACGTCTACGAGGTCTCCGAGGTCGTCGAGACGATCCAGCGGGTGCGCGCGGCCGTCGGCCCCGACATGGACCTCATGCTCGACCCGGGCTGCAAGCTGGAGACGTTCGCGCACGCCGTGCAGGTCGGCCGGGCCTGCGACGAGGCGAACTTCCTCTGGCTGGAGGACCCGTACAAGGACACCGGGATCTCGATCTTCGGGCACAAGCGGCTGCGGGAGCTGATCCGGACGCCGCTGCTGCAGACCGAGCACGTGCGGGGGCTGGAGCAGCACGTGGACTTCGTGGTCGGCGGCGGCACCGACTTCGTGCGCGCCGACGCCGAGTACGACGGCGGCATCACCGGCGCGCTCAAGATCGCGCACGCCACCGAGGGGCTCGGGCTCGACGTCGAGCTGCACACCCCGGGCCCGGCCCAGCGCCAGCTCATGGCGTCGCTGCGGAACACGAACTACTACGAGATGTCGTTCGTGCACCCGAAATCCAGCGAGATCGGCCGCAGCCAGCTCGTCTACGCCGACGACTACCGCGACGGCCTGGCCGCGGTCGACGCCGACGGCTGCGTCCCGGTGCCCGACGGGCCCGGGCTCGGCGTGGAGTACGACTGGGACCGCATCGAGGCGCACACGGTGGAGACCGTGGAGTACCGCTGA
- a CDS encoding Nramp family divalent metal transporter: protein MTTTDDTADPARTGSPDPYALDPVDVRPPPTTFGGRLRHLGPGLILSAAVVGSGELITTTALGAKAGFVLLWLVVASTAVKVWVQMELARWAILSGKPALEGYAQVPPRIGRISWINVLWILMDGAKILQRGGIIGGTVAALSILWPIVGEPLSFPSLLTWTVITVASVLFLLRTNRYSVVEKACFVAVVLFTLATVGLALGLPLTPFGYGGDDLALGFEFLIPAGTLGFAIAMFGITGVGADEMTTYSYWCLEKGYARWTGPDDGTEERARRAEGWLRVMRLDVFVSWLVCTVCTLSFYVIGASVLHPQGLVPSGNEMITTLSRMYTDTLGEWAMYAFLVGAVAVLYSTFVASTASVPRLWTHTLSLLGVLDWRDRAARERWIRILTMTMPPVWALGYLLVQSPVLMVQIGGIAGGVFLLAVVVAVWYLRTTEVDRRVRSNPLLTVALVVSSVAVTALAVYSLLDTLGVDFGG, encoded by the coding sequence ATGACGACGACCGACGACACCGCGGACCCCGCCCGGACCGGCTCGCCCGATCCGTACGCGCTGGACCCGGTCGACGTCCGCCCGCCGCCGACCACGTTCGGCGGCCGCCTGCGCCATCTCGGCCCCGGGCTGATCCTCTCCGCCGCGGTCGTCGGGTCCGGTGAGCTGATCACCACCACGGCGCTCGGCGCGAAGGCCGGTTTCGTGCTGCTGTGGCTGGTCGTCGCCAGCACCGCGGTCAAGGTGTGGGTGCAGATGGAGCTGGCCCGCTGGGCGATCCTCTCCGGCAAGCCCGCTCTGGAGGGCTACGCGCAGGTCCCGCCGCGGATCGGCCGGATCAGCTGGATCAACGTGCTGTGGATCCTGATGGACGGCGCGAAGATCCTGCAGCGCGGCGGCATCATCGGCGGCACGGTCGCGGCGCTGAGCATCCTCTGGCCGATCGTCGGTGAGCCGCTGTCGTTCCCGTCGCTGCTCACCTGGACCGTGATCACCGTCGCGAGCGTGCTGTTCCTGTTGCGCACCAACCGCTACAGCGTGGTCGAGAAGGCCTGTTTCGTGGCCGTCGTGCTGTTCACACTGGCCACCGTCGGGCTCGCGCTGGGCCTGCCGCTCACCCCGTTCGGTTACGGCGGCGACGACCTCGCCCTCGGTTTCGAGTTCCTGATCCCGGCCGGGACCCTCGGCTTCGCGATCGCGATGTTCGGCATCACCGGCGTCGGCGCCGACGAGATGACCACCTACTCCTACTGGTGCCTGGAGAAGGGCTACGCCCGCTGGACCGGCCCGGACGACGGCACCGAGGAACGCGCCCGGCGCGCCGAGGGCTGGCTGCGGGTGATGCGCCTGGACGTGTTCGTGTCCTGGCTGGTGTGCACGGTCTGCACGCTGTCGTTCTACGTGATCGGCGCGTCGGTGCTGCATCCGCAGGGCCTCGTCCCGTCCGGGAACGAGATGATCACGACGCTGTCCCGGATGTACACCGACACGCTCGGCGAGTGGGCCATGTACGCGTTCCTCGTCGGCGCCGTCGCGGTGCTGTACTCGACGTTCGTCGCCTCCACCGCCAGCGTCCCGCGGCTCTGGACGCACACCCTGTCGCTGCTCGGTGTGCTGGACTGGCGGGACCGGGCGGCCCGCGAGCGGTGGATCCGGATCCTGACGATGACCATGCCGCCGGTGTGGGCCCTCGGGTACCTCCTGGTGCAGTCGCCGGTGCTGATGGTGCAGATCGGCGGCATCGCCGGCGGGGTGTTCCTGCTCGCCGTCGTGGTCGCCGTCTGGTACCTGCGCACCACCGAGGTGGACCGCCGGGTCCGGTCCAACCCGCTGCTCACCGTCGCGCTGGTCGTCTCCAGCGTCGCGGTCACCGCACTGGCCGTCTACTCGCTGCTCGACACGCTCGGCGTGGACTTCGGAGGATGA
- a CDS encoding HpcH/HpaI aldolase family protein → MTAADGFAARIRSGQKTIGYWVVLDNPVGTERIARTGYDYVCIDAQHGLVDSRAVLSTITAVDTFGVASLVRVQANDAFWIGQALDTGARGVIVPMVDTVADAESAVAATRYPPVGRRSYGPMRAQLRVGPTPAVSDDEVACLVMIETPDGLANVERIAAVPGVDGLYVGPSDLRLALGGRTSTDPDLDADFDAALQRILAAADAAGIACGIHCPDGATAARRLAQGFSYASVACDVVHLEQIAKSHLDAARNGGAA, encoded by the coding sequence ATGACTGCTGCCGACGGTTTCGCCGCCCGGATCCGGTCCGGGCAGAAGACGATCGGGTACTGGGTGGTGCTCGACAACCCGGTCGGCACCGAGCGGATCGCCCGCACCGGTTACGACTACGTCTGCATCGACGCCCAGCACGGGCTCGTCGACTCCCGTGCGGTGCTCTCGACGATCACCGCCGTCGACACCTTCGGTGTCGCGAGCCTGGTGCGGGTGCAGGCCAACGACGCCTTCTGGATCGGCCAGGCGCTCGACACCGGCGCCCGCGGCGTGATCGTCCCGATGGTCGACACCGTCGCCGACGCCGAGTCCGCCGTCGCCGCCACCCGGTACCCGCCGGTCGGGCGGCGCAGCTACGGCCCGATGCGGGCGCAGCTGCGGGTCGGCCCGACGCCCGCGGTGTCCGACGACGAGGTCGCCTGCCTGGTGATGATCGAGACCCCGGACGGCCTGGCGAACGTCGAGCGGATCGCCGCGGTGCCCGGCGTCGACGGCCTCTACGTCGGCCCCTCGGACCTGCGCCTGGCCCTCGGCGGGAGGACCTCGACCGATCCGGACCTCGACGCCGACTTCGACGCGGCACTGCAGCGGATCCTCGCCGCGGCGGACGCGGCCGGGATCGCCTGCGGCATCCACTGCCCGGACGGCGCCACCGCCGCCCGCCGGCTGGCGCAGGGCTTCTCCTACGCCAGCGTCGCCTGCGACGTCGTGCACCTCGAGCAGATCGCGAAGTCGCACCTGGACGCGGCGCGCAACGGTGGTGCCGCGTGA
- a CDS encoding phosphoglycerate dehydrogenase has protein sequence MPRVLITTPSFGARSDAPWAALKEAGLEAVVHTDRHPLPAAELAPLLLGIDAAIVGLDEVTAPALGAAPQLRVLAKHGVGVDNIDVAAAVARGVTVVNTPGANTGAVADLAFALLLSLARRVPQAHASTAAGRWERFFGPELAGRTLAVIGFGRIGRAVARRAAGFDMDVVAHDPFLPGTEAAGVPLLTLDECLARADAVTLHLPGGSGAPLIGAAELAAMRPGSYLVNTARGDLVDEAALAAALHDGHLAGAGVDAFAVEPPAGSPLLTAPNVVLTPHVGAASDDANAAMGSMVVADITRVLSGEPPAHPVG, from the coding sequence ATGCCCCGTGTACTGATCACGACCCCGAGCTTCGGCGCACGCTCGGACGCGCCGTGGGCGGCGCTGAAGGAGGCCGGGCTGGAGGCGGTCGTGCACACCGACCGGCACCCGCTGCCCGCCGCCGAGCTGGCCCCGCTGCTGCTCGGGATCGACGCCGCGATCGTCGGGCTGGACGAGGTCACGGCGCCGGCGCTCGGGGCCGCCCCGCAGCTGAGGGTGCTGGCCAAGCACGGCGTCGGGGTCGACAACATCGACGTCGCGGCCGCCGTGGCCCGCGGCGTGACGGTCGTCAACACGCCCGGGGCGAACACCGGGGCCGTCGCGGATCTCGCGTTCGCGCTGCTGCTCTCGCTGGCCCGCCGGGTCCCCCAGGCGCACGCCTCCACGGCGGCCGGGCGCTGGGAACGCTTCTTCGGCCCGGAGCTCGCCGGGCGCACCCTCGCGGTGATCGGGTTCGGCCGGATCGGGCGGGCCGTGGCCCGCCGCGCCGCTGGCTTCGACATGGACGTCGTCGCGCACGACCCGTTCCTGCCCGGCACCGAGGCCGCGGGCGTCCCGCTGCTCACCCTCGACGAGTGCCTGGCCCGGGCCGACGCCGTCACCCTGCACCTGCCCGGCGGCTCCGGGGCACCGCTGATCGGCGCGGCCGAGCTCGCCGCCATGCGGCCCGGCTCGTACCTGGTGAACACCGCGCGCGGCGACCTGGTCGACGAGGCCGCACTGGCCGCCGCCCTGCACGACGGCCACCTGGCCGGGGCGGGCGTGGACGCGTTCGCCGTCGAACCACCGGCCGGGAGCCCGCTGCTCACCGCGCCGAACGTCGTCCTCACCCCGCACGTGGGTGCCGCGAGCGACGACGCCAACGCCGCGATGGGCTCGATGGTCGTCGCGGACATCACCCGGGTGCTCAGCGGTGAGCCGCCCGCCCACCCCGTCGGCTGA
- a CDS encoding ABC transporter substrate-binding protein, with amino-acid sequence MTLDRQAGPRLDRRAFLRWTALAVAGTAAVPLTGCAGPTGAPGPGTLVLGLNRSLVSLDNKLNQFDGAVTVQRAVRQALTRVGPGLVAQPVLADRFVRTGPAEWTVRLREGVRYSDGSPVTVTDVDVALRCYGAVNGGFIASLFPELPTVVPVDARTFRLRTMAPVPVLDLLMANVMITPAAANRPEELSEGVGSGPFRVAEANSGTGDYTLVRNENYWGRPAALDAVQVRFVPEESSRVVAIRSGELDVIDSITPDSAEQLAGLPSVVLDRSPSTRTNQLFYNFRKLPGHPLAAPRVREALSYAVDGEALARDVLVGSVQPARGVVASALTGAVETGGYRYDPGRCRQLLDAAGVTDLELTIIWESGEFPADTSVMESVAGMLGRVGVRTRLQQFQPGGDISAWRQGRGGDWDVLGNGFAGPTGEAATVLQGMYGGTAEKERTRDTYQGYVVPEVARTLDAAATETDPARRQAVLDRAQQQIWDTWPCLWAFVPDVVQARRARVSGIELLPTNSYDLTTVALGASA; translated from the coding sequence ATGACCCTTGACCGACAGGCCGGCCCGCGGCTCGACCGCCGGGCGTTCCTGCGGTGGACCGCGCTGGCCGTCGCCGGGACCGCCGCCGTCCCGCTCACCGGCTGCGCCGGCCCGACCGGCGCCCCCGGCCCCGGGACGCTCGTGCTCGGGCTCAACCGCTCGCTGGTCAGCCTGGACAACAAGCTCAACCAGTTCGACGGCGCCGTCACCGTGCAGCGCGCCGTCCGCCAGGCACTCACCCGGGTCGGCCCGGGCCTCGTCGCCCAGCCCGTGCTGGCCGACCGGTTCGTCCGCACCGGCCCGGCCGAGTGGACGGTCCGGCTGCGCGAGGGCGTCCGCTACTCCGACGGCAGCCCGGTCACCGTGACCGACGTGGACGTCGCCCTGCGCTGCTACGGCGCCGTCAACGGCGGCTTCATCGCCAGCCTGTTCCCCGAGCTGCCGACGGTCGTCCCGGTGGACGCGCGCACGTTCCGCCTCCGGACCATGGCCCCGGTCCCGGTGCTCGACCTGCTCATGGCGAACGTCATGATCACCCCGGCGGCCGCGAACCGGCCCGAGGAACTGTCCGAGGGGGTCGGGTCCGGCCCGTTCCGGGTCGCCGAGGCGAACAGCGGGACCGGGGACTACACGCTGGTCCGCAACGAGAACTACTGGGGACGCCCGGCCGCCCTGGACGCGGTGCAGGTCCGGTTCGTGCCCGAGGAGTCCAGCCGGGTCGTCGCGATCCGCTCCGGCGAGCTGGACGTCATCGACAGCATCACCCCGGACTCGGCCGAGCAGCTCGCCGGGCTGCCGTCGGTCGTCCTGGACCGCTCCCCCAGCACCCGCACCAACCAGCTGTTCTACAACTTCCGCAAGCTGCCGGGGCACCCGCTGGCCGCCCCCCGGGTGCGCGAGGCGCTCAGCTACGCCGTCGACGGCGAGGCGCTGGCCCGCGACGTGCTGGTCGGCTCGGTCCAGCCCGCCCGCGGGGTGGTCGCCTCCGCGCTCACCGGCGCGGTCGAGACCGGCGGGTACCGCTACGACCCGGGCCGCTGCCGGCAGCTGCTCGACGCGGCCGGGGTCACCGACCTGGAGCTGACGATCATCTGGGAGTCCGGCGAGTTCCCGGCCGACACCTCGGTGATGGAGTCGGTCGCCGGGATGCTCGGCCGGGTCGGGGTCCGCACCCGGCTGCAGCAGTTCCAGCCAGGCGGCGACATCTCCGCCTGGCGGCAGGGCCGCGGCGGCGACTGGGACGTGCTCGGCAACGGCTTCGCCGGGCCGACCGGCGAGGCCGCGACGGTCCTGCAGGGCATGTACGGCGGGACCGCCGAGAAGGAGCGGACCCGCGACACCTACCAGGGCTACGTCGTGCCGGAGGTCGCCAGGACGCTCGACGCGGCGGCCACCGAGACCGATCCGGCCCGCCGCCAGGCCGTGCTCGACCGGGCCCAGCAGCAGATCTGGGACACCTGGCCGTGCCTGTGGGCGTTCGTCCCCGACGTCGTGCAGGCCCGGCGGGCCAGGGTGTCGGGCATCGAGCTGCTGCCCACCAACTCCTACGACCTGACCACCGTCGCGCTGGGGGCATCGGCATGA
- a CDS encoding DeoR/GlpR family DNA-binding transcription regulator has translation MPPRGSRARRDEIVRLATTSGLASVEELSQVFDVTASTIRRDLAQLTAEGRLARTYGGAMALSAHPETSLRQRIGEAFGAKRAIARAAAALVRPGETVLLDAGSTVGALAHELRGIPGLTVVTTGLTALGELADAEGVTVHCLGGTLRPVSQGFVGPLAEAALEHLSFDRAFLGADGVTTDGGLCEAELAQTRLKELMARRAAAVYVLAHADKLGRRPFHAWARLEPGWTLITDPAADTAQLAALRGTGVAVTVADTADGAA, from the coding sequence ATGCCGCCCCGCGGATCACGGGCCCGCCGGGACGAGATCGTCCGGCTCGCCACGACGAGTGGCCTCGCCAGCGTCGAGGAGCTCTCCCAGGTCTTCGACGTCACCGCGTCCACGATCCGGCGCGATCTCGCCCAGCTGACCGCCGAGGGGCGGCTGGCCCGCACCTACGGCGGCGCGATGGCACTGTCCGCGCATCCCGAGACGTCGCTGCGGCAGCGGATCGGTGAGGCGTTCGGCGCCAAGCGCGCGATCGCCAGGGCCGCGGCGGCGCTCGTGCGGCCCGGGGAGACCGTCCTGCTCGACGCCGGTTCGACGGTCGGGGCGCTGGCCCACGAGCTGCGCGGGATCCCCGGCCTGACCGTGGTGACCACGGGCCTGACCGCGCTCGGCGAGCTGGCCGACGCCGAGGGCGTCACCGTGCACTGCCTCGGCGGCACGCTGCGCCCGGTGAGCCAGGGCTTCGTCGGGCCGCTGGCCGAGGCCGCCCTGGAGCACCTCAGCTTCGACCGGGCCTTCCTGGGTGCGGACGGGGTCACCACCGACGGCGGTCTCTGCGAGGCCGAGCTCGCCCAGACCCGGCTGAAGGAACTGATGGCCCGCCGCGCCGCGGCGGTCTACGTGCTGGCGCACGCGGACAAGCTGGGCCGCAGGCCGTTCCACGCCTGGGCCCGGCTCGAACCCGGCTGGACGCTGATCACCGACCCGGCCGCGGACACCGCCCAGCTCGCCGCGCTGCGCGGCACCGGTGTCGCGGTCACGGTGGCCGACACGGCCGACGGCGCCGCCTGA
- a CDS encoding aldo/keto reductase — translation MQTTEVPGTDLAVSRLVLGTMNIGDTVDADGAAAMLDAAAEAGITMIDTANGYSGSRCEPILGELLRARPGRFDVASKVGIPHPDAGGAPPLSRKAIHACVEGSLSRLGVEKLDVYYLHQPDRATPVAETLETIAELADAGTIGALGVSNFAAWQISELRHAALAAGAPQPAFSQPLYNLLARRIEEEYLEFSRTAGLFDIVYNPLGGGLLSGRHSFDAPPSDGRFGSSGLATMYRDRYWNEGLFRAVEALSRVAADAGLGLPELALRWLVGREDVGAILVGASRVEQLHANVAAAERGPLPDDVVAACDAVGADLRGPVPAYNR, via the coding sequence ATGCAGACCACCGAGGTGCCCGGCACCGACCTGGCGGTGTCCCGCCTGGTCCTGGGCACGATGAACATCGGCGACACCGTCGACGCCGACGGCGCCGCCGCGATGCTGGACGCGGCCGCCGAGGCCGGCATCACCATGATCGACACGGCGAACGGCTACTCCGGGTCGCGCTGCGAGCCGATCCTCGGCGAGCTGCTTCGGGCCCGGCCGGGCCGGTTCGACGTGGCCAGCAAGGTCGGCATCCCGCACCCCGACGCCGGGGGAGCACCACCGCTGTCGCGCAAGGCGATCCACGCCTGCGTCGAGGGCTCGCTGAGCCGGCTCGGGGTCGAGAAGCTCGACGTCTACTACCTGCACCAGCCGGACCGGGCCACGCCGGTCGCGGAGACCCTGGAGACGATCGCCGAGCTCGCCGACGCGGGCACGATCGGCGCGCTGGGGGTCTCCAACTTCGCGGCCTGGCAGATCTCCGAGCTGCGGCACGCCGCGCTCGCGGCCGGGGCCCCGCAGCCGGCGTTCTCCCAGCCGCTCTACAACCTGCTCGCCCGCCGGATCGAGGAGGAGTACCTCGAGTTCTCCCGGACCGCGGGCCTGTTCGACATCGTCTACAACCCGCTGGGCGGCGGCCTGCTGTCCGGGCGGCACTCGTTCGACGCGCCGCCGTCGGACGGCCGGTTCGGCTCGTCCGGGCTGGCGACGATGTACCGCGACCGCTACTGGAACGAGGGCCTGTTCCGGGCCGTCGAGGCGCTGTCCCGGGTCGCTGCCGACGCCGGCCTCGGGCTGCCCGAGCTGGCCCTGCGCTGGCTGGTCGGCCGGGAGGACGTCGGCGCGATCCTGGTCGGCGCGTCGAGGGTCGAGCAGCTGCACGCCAACGTGGCCGCCGCCGAGCGCGGCCCGCTCCCGGACGACGTCGTCGCCGCCTGCGACGCCGTCGGGGCCGACCTGCGCGGGCCGGTGCCCGCCTACAACCGCTGA